A window of Cucurbita pepo subsp. pepo cultivar mu-cu-16 chromosome LG06, ASM280686v2, whole genome shotgun sequence contains these coding sequences:
- the LOC111797496 gene encoding extensin-like isoform X2: protein MGKRGSSMASLAVAILATLLSLTFPSNANEYLYSSPPPPTPVYHYKSPPPPPPPHKKPYHPPYHYKSPPPPPPVYKYKSPPPPPPYKKPYHPPHHYKSPPPPPPVYKYKSPPPPPPYKKPYHPPTPIYKYKSPPPPVYKYKSPPPPPPYKKPYHPPTPIYKYKSPPPPYKKPYHPPTPVYKYKSPPPPVYKYKSPPPPPPYKKPYHPPTPVYNYKSPPPPVYKYKSPPPPPPYKKPYHPPTPIYKYKSPPPPVYKYKSPPPPPPYKKPYHPPTPIYKYKSPPPPMYKYKSPPPPPHKKPYHPPYHYKSPPPPPPIKPYHPPPTPVKPYHPPPVYHYKSPPPPPPVYIYASPPPPHY, encoded by the exons ATGGGGAAAAGAGGTTCCTCAATGGCCTCTTTGGCTGTTGCCATTTTGGCAACATTGCTCTCTTTAACCTTCCCTTCTAATGCCAATGAGTATCTCTACTCTTCCCCTCCTCCTCCGACTCCCGTTTATCACTACAAATCCCCGCCCCCGCCTCCTCCTCCGCACAAGAAGCCTTACCATCCGCCTTACCACTACAAAtctcctcctccaccgccACCCGTGTACAAATATaagtctcctccaccacctccaccGTACAAGAAACCATATCACCCACCTCATCACTACAAGTCTCCGCCACCTCCTCCACCTGTTTACAAGTATAAATCTCCCCCTCCTCCACCGCCGTACAAAAAACCGTACCACCCTCCGACACCCATTTACAAATATaagtctcctccaccaccgGTTTACAAGTACAAGtcgcctcctcctccgccaccTTATAAGAAGCCGTACCATCCGCCTACACCAATTTATAAGTACAAatctccaccaccaccgtACAAGAAGCCGTATCACCCACCCACACCGGTTTATAAGTACAagtctccaccaccaccagtCTACAAATATAAGTCaccacctccaccaccaccctACAAGAAGCCATACCACCCTCCCACACCGGTTTACAATTACAagtctccaccaccaccagtCTACAAATATAAGTCaccacctccaccaccaccgtACAAGAAGCCGTACCACCCTCCCACACCAATTTACAAGTACAAATCTCCACCACCACCCGTCTACAA ATACAAGTCCCCGCCTCCACCACCACCCTACAAGAAGCCATACCACCCACCAACGCCAATTTACAAGTACAAATCTCCACCACCACCCATGTACAAATACAaatctccaccaccaccaccgcacAAAAAGCCCTACCACCCACCATACCACTACaagtctcctccaccaccaccgcccATCAAACCCTATCACCCACCTCCAACCCCAGTAAAGCCATACCACCCACCACCTGTCTACCACTACAAATCTCCCCCGCCACCACCACCGGTCTACATTTACGCATCGCCCCCACCACCTCACTACTAA
- the LOC111797496 gene encoding extensin-like isoform X1, whose protein sequence is MGKRGSSMASLAVAILATLLSLTFPSNANEYLYSSPPPPTPVYHYKSPPPPPPPHKKPYHPPYHYKSPPPPPPVYKYKSPPPPPPYKKPYHPPHHYKSPPPPPPVYKYKSPPPPPPYKKPYHPPTPIYKYKSPPPPVYKYKSPPPPPPYKKPYHPPTPIYKYKSPPPPYKKPYHPPTPVYKYKSPPPPVYKYKSPPPPPPYKKPYHPPTPVYNYKSPPPPVYKYKSPPPPPPYKKPYHPPTPIYKYKSPPPPVYKYKSPPPPPPYKKPYHPPTPIYKYKSPPPPVYKYKSPPPPPPYKKPYHPPTPIYKYKSPPPPVYKYKSPPPPPPYTKPYHPPPPPVYKYKSPPPPPPYKKPYHPPTPIYKYKSPPPPMYKYKSPPPPPHKKPYHPPYHYKSPPPPPPIKPYHPPPTPVKPYHPPPVYHYKSPPPPPPVYIYASPPPPHY, encoded by the coding sequence ATGGGGAAAAGAGGTTCCTCAATGGCCTCTTTGGCTGTTGCCATTTTGGCAACATTGCTCTCTTTAACCTTCCCTTCTAATGCCAATGAGTATCTCTACTCTTCCCCTCCTCCTCCGACTCCCGTTTATCACTACAAATCCCCGCCCCCGCCTCCTCCTCCGCACAAGAAGCCTTACCATCCGCCTTACCACTACAAAtctcctcctccaccgccACCCGTGTACAAATATaagtctcctccaccacctccaccGTACAAGAAACCATATCACCCACCTCATCACTACAAGTCTCCGCCACCTCCTCCACCTGTTTACAAGTATAAATCTCCCCCTCCTCCACCGCCGTACAAAAAACCGTACCACCCTCCGACACCCATTTACAAATATaagtctcctccaccaccgGTTTACAAGTACAAGtcgcctcctcctccgccaccTTATAAGAAGCCGTACCATCCGCCTACACCAATTTATAAGTACAAatctccaccaccaccgtACAAGAAGCCGTATCACCCACCCACACCGGTTTATAAGTACAagtctccaccaccaccagtCTACAAATATAAGTCaccacctccaccaccaccctACAAGAAGCCATACCACCCTCCCACACCGGTTTACAATTACAagtctccaccaccaccagtCTACAAATATAAGTCaccacctccaccaccaccgtACAAGAAGCCGTACCACCCTCCCACACCAATTTACAAGTACAAATCTCCACCACCACCCGTCTACAAATACAAGTCACCACCTCCGCCACCACCATACAAGAAGCCATACCACCCACCAACACCGATTTACAAGTACAAATCTCCACCACCACCCGTCTACAAGTATAAAtctccacctccaccaccaccgtACAAGAAGCCATACCACCCGCCAACACCAATTTACAAGTACAAGTCTCCACCACCACCCGTCTATAAATACAAGTCACCgcctccaccaccaccgtACACGAAGCCATACCACCCTCCACCACCACCCGTCTACAAATACAAGTCCCCGCCTCCACCACCACCCTACAAGAAGCCATACCACCCACCAACGCCAATTTACAAGTACAAATCTCCACCACCACCCATGTACAAATACAaatctccaccaccaccaccgcacAAAAAGCCCTACCACCCACCATACCACTACaagtctcctccaccaccaccgcccATCAAACCCTATCACCCACCTCCAACCCCAGTAAAGCCATACCACCCACCACCTGTCTACCACTACAAATCTCCCCCGCCACCACCACCGGTCTACATTTACGCATCGCCCCCACCACCTCACTACTAA